CTCTGCGGGACAGTTCTGGCCGATTAGCCTCCCTGATCCTGAGCGGGCCACCGTGGGCGGGGCGATCGCTACTAACGCGGCCGGCCCAGAACGGCTACGCTACGGCGCCGCACGCGATCTAGTGCTAGGCGTCACCGTGGCGCTGGCCGATGGCTCCCTGGTGCGCTGCGGCGGCAAAGTGGTTAAGAACGTCGCAGGTTACGACCTCACGCGGCTGTTCACTGGCTCGTGGGGCACGCTCGGTGTGATCACCTCGGCCTCACTTCGCCTTTATCCGATCCCATCGGTTCGCCAGACCCTAGTCGTGCACTGTGACTCCTGGATGATGGCCCAGGCCGCAGCGCTCAAGCTGCACAGTTCTCCTTTGGGGCCGCACGGGCTGACCATAGCGCCGGCTGCTGAGGATGAAGGAGGCCGCTCGCCGTCGCTGAACCTTTTCGTGCGATTCGGCGGTCTACCGGCCACCGTCGCCCGTCAGCTCGACGACGCGCGTGCCTTGGTCCAAGATGTTGGCGCTCAACCGGTAGAAATCTTAGAAGGATGGAGGGACGCGACATGCTGGGAAGGGCTGGTACGCGTTGCGCAGCGCGCACCCGGCCTGCTTCTGCGAGCCAGCGTGCTCCCTTCGCAAGTGGCTGAGGCCGCCCAGATGCTCTCGACGACGGCGGAGGCGAAAGGTTGGCCGAGTTACGTGATGGCCCATGTGGGAGCGGGGACGGTGTTGGCGGCATGGAATGCTCCTCCCGGTCCCACCTTGGCCTCAGCGGTCGTCTCCGCCCGAACGCAGATCACTGCTCTAGGCGGCTGGCTGATCCTTCAACGCGCCGCGCCCCAGGAGCCTCCGCTCGACTACTGGGGGCCTACCACGCCTGGCGCGCATCCGTTGATGCAAAAGATCAAAGCTGTGCTCGATCCCACGGGCACGTTAAACCCTGGGCGATTCGTGGTGTAGATGTGAGTATGGACAATGGACGGAAATGGCCTCGAAACGAGAGCCGCTTGCCTCTTGTCCGCCGCCCAGCTTGACTTGGAGGATGGATGTCTGAAGTTCCCTTTTCTCTGGGTAACTATTTGCCCGGGGAAGCTCCTGACCTGGCCGGATTAGAGAAATGCACGCATTGCGGGCTGTGCCTGAACCAATGCCCGACCTACCGCGTGCTCGGCGTGGAGATGGATTCGCCGCGCGGGCGGATTTACCAGATGAAGGCGGTAGCTCAAGGACGAATCGAGATCACCCTCGAGTTCGCCCTGCACATCAACCGGTGCCTGGATTGCCGGGCATGTGTCACCGCCTGTCCAGCGGGCGTGCCCTACGGTAGTTTGGTGGAAAAAGCGCGCGGGCAAATCGAGCGCGCGCTGCCACGCCCGCGCTGGCAACGATGGGCGCGCCAGTTGATCTTCGCTCATCTATTCCCATATCCAGAGCGACTACGACTGGTGGCAGCCATATTGCGGCTGTACCAGCGCAGCGGGGCGTCTCAGATCTTTCGTTGGTTGGGACGGCGCAGGTTGGTGCCCCAAGCCTTGGTACACGCCGAGAGCCAGGCTCCCACGATGCCGCGTCGCTTCTTCACGTTGGAGGAAGCGCCGCACACGCCGGCCCACGGACCCCAGCGAGCGCGCGTGGCCCTGTTCGTTGGCTGCATCATGCCACTGGCCTATGCTGACACGGTGCGGGCGACGATTCGCGTGCTTGCCCGCAATGGCTGCGCAGTGGATGTGCCGCGCGATCAGCGATGCTGCGGTGCACTTCACATCCACGCCGGCGAGCGCGAGCTGGCTCGCCGACTAGCCCGTCAGAACATGGCTGCCTTCGCTAACGCCGAGGTGGTCATTGTCAACGCCGCAGGGTGCGGCGCAGCCCTAAAGGAATACCCCGAGCTGTTCGAAGACCCAGTGGAGCGCGCGCGGGCACAGGCCTTCACGGCCAAGGTGAAAGACGTGACCGAGTTCCTGGCTGCATTGCCGTTGGTGCCGCCGGCCGGACGGATCGCCGCGCGGGTGACATACCAGGACGCCTGTCACCTGGCACACGCGCAGGGGATCCGCAGCCAGCCTCGACAGCTCCTGCGCGGGATCAAAGGCCTGGAGCTGATTGAGATGCGAGACGCCGACCGATGTTGTGGGAGCGCTGGCATCTACAACCTAATTCACCCGGAGCTCTCTCAGAAGGTGTTAGCCGAGAAGTTAGAGGCCATCCGTGCCGTCCAGCCCGACTTTGTGGTAAGCGCCAACCCGGGCTGTATACTGCAGATTGAGGCTGGCTTGCGAGGCGCGGGGGATGGCATTCGCGTGATCCACATCGTAGACTTACTGGACAGGGCTTACACGGACGAGGACAGATGGCGTTGACATCCGGCTGCTCGCGTGTTACAATAGAGGTAGGTTGTTGCCTCTTGGACGCATCTTGAGTCCTCTTCTCGCCGTTGATCCTCACCACAGCACCCAACATACCTCTTCCCACCGACATCTAAGCAAGAAGAGGCAGCGCTTCGACTGGGATTCGTCATGTCACCTGGCAAGCAGATTACGAACCTCAGATGGCCTCGGGGAAGCCGGGACCGGCTGAGATTTTCTGAAAATCCTCTTAGAAGGTCCGTCCTGCGGGCTACGACTGCTGTCCTGCTCACGGTTGCGATGCTGATGCTGGGAAGGGGTGAACCGACGTATGCCACGCAGCCAGGAGCCGTGATGGTGCTCGAGGTGCGTGGCGTGATTGATCCAGTGGTCGCCCAATACGTCGAGCGCGGCATTCATACCGCCGGCCAGTCCAACGCCAGCCTGATTGTTATCCAACTGGATACGCCAGGCGGCCTCGACACCGCTATGCGGAAGATCGTGCAGGCGATCCTGAACTCGGATGTGCCTGTAGCGGTATTCGTTGCCCCCTCGGGTGCGCGGGCTGCCTCGGCCGGCCTCTTCATCACCATGGCTGCCCACATCGCTGCAATGGCCCCTGGCACCAATATCGGCGCGGCCCATCCGGTGGACATCAGCCAGGGCGAGATCCCATCTACCTTGCAGGATAAGGTGACCAACGACGCGGTGGCTTACATTCAGGCCATCGCTCAACAGCGTGGCCGCAACGCCAAGTGGGCTGAGGAGGCGGTGCGGAAAAGCGTCTCACTGGCTGCCCAGCAGGCTCTGGAAAAAGGAGTGGTAGATCTGCTGGCACGGGATTTGAACGATCTGCTCAACCAGCTAGATGGACGCAAGGTAAAGGTGAATGGGGAGGAGATGACGTTACAGATCGAGGCGAGCCCGGTGGAGCGATATCCAATGACCTGGCTGGAGGTGATCCTCCATGGCATCGTAGATCCCAACATCGCCTACATCCTGCTCTCGCTGGGCACCATCGCCCTCATCGCCGAGTTCTACAACCCCGGCTCCCTCCTCCCTGGCGTGACAGGGATCATCTCCCTCATCTTAGCCTTCGTCGCCCTGGGCAGCTTACCGGTGAACTGGGGTGGCATCGCCCTGATCGTGCTCGCCTTCATTTTTTTCATCGCCGACGTCAAAGTCTCCGGGGTCGCGTTGAGCGTCGCTGGCGTCATCAGCTTTGTGTTAGGCTCGCTGTTGCTCTTCAGTCCGTTCACTGCCTCCCCACCGGTCATGCCGAAGTTATCAGTTAGCCCCTGGCTGTTGGCAGGCATGACAGTGCTCATCGTCGCCTTCTTCGGCCTTGCGGTGACCGCGGGGCTGCGCGCCCAGAAGAGCGCCGTGCTGATGGGCCCACACGCCTTGATCGGCAAGACCGGCATTGCTGTCTCCGATCTTGCCCCTCTGGGGATCGTCCAGGTACAGAGCGAGACGTGGACGGCCGTAGCCGTGGACGGCTTGATCAGGAGCGGTGAGGCCGTCGAGGTGGTCAGCAGCGATGGCCTACGCCTGCAAGTGCAGCGATCCCAGCAAGAACAGGAGTGATCCCCATGCAAGAGACCCTCGGCCTTTTAATCCCTATCCTCATCGTAGTGATCCTGCTGGTCCCGTTGCTATACTTAGCCATCAAGATCGTGCGCGAGTATCAGCGGCTGGTGGTGTTCCGGCTTGGCCGTTGCATTGGTCAGAAGGGGCCAGGCCTGGTGTTCCTGATCCCGCTCATTGATCGTCCAGTATGGGTGGACTTGCGCGAGGTGTACCTAGAGGTCCCTAAGCAGACCTGCATCACTAAGGACAACGCGCCGATTGACATTGACTTCCTGATCTACTGGAAAGTGGTGGACCCGGTGGCCAGCGTGATCCAGGTGGGCAACTTCGCAGGAGCGTCCCAAGGTATCGCCACCACCACGCTGCGCGCGGTCATCGGCGATATCATGCTGGATGACGTGCTGGCCAAGCGCGAGCAGATCAACCAGGTGCTACGGGTGAAGCTGGACGAGGTGACCGAACGCTGGGGCGTCAAGGTGACTACGGTCGAGATCCGGGAGATCTTGCCGCCGCGTGAGGTCCAGACGGCGATGAACCGGCAGCTCGCCGCCGAGCGCGATCGCCGCGCCATGGTGACCGAGGCCGACGGCAAACGGGAGGCTGCGATTAAGGTCGCCGAAGGGGAGCGACAAGCCACCATCCTGCGCGCCGAGGGAGATCGCCAGGCGGCGATCCTGCGTGCAGAGGGGTTTGCCCTGGCGCTGGAAAAGATCTACAGCGTGGCGCGCACGATAGACGACAAGACGATGAGCCTGCAATATCTGGATGCGCTACGGGCGATCGGCACCGGCCCTGCTACCAAGTTTGTCCTGCCTATGGAGTTCACTACGCTATTGCGGCCGTTTGTGGCCCACGCGGGCCAGGCTGTTGGGGGAGATCGCGAGGAGAAAAGCCCGTAAACGGTCAGCCTATGGCTTCCGATGGAACGCTCTGAGCATCTGTCCTAATAGAGGTCACAGACGGGCTCTCCGGCCTTTTGTACTCAGCTTCCACTGTGATGGAAATTCCGCCCCGCACGTTAAACGCGCCGGTGACGTGACAATACCAAGGATCCAAGGCTTTCACCAGATCGTCCAAGATCTGATTGGTTACGTGCTCGTGGAAGACCCCTTCCTCCCGATACGACCATAGGTACAGCTTGAGTGATTTGGACTCGAGGATGCGCTGATCCGGGATATAGCGGATCGTAATCGTGGCAAAATCCGGCTGCCCGGTGGCCGGACACACGCACGTGAACTCCGGGCACACCAGGGT
This genomic interval from Anaerolineae bacterium contains the following:
- a CDS encoding FAD-binding oxidoreductase, whose amino-acid sequence is MEGWSVWLQERLGVGGMSDDLEVCCKYALNGIAPAAVAWPDDAQAVADVLGWATAQGLAVVPWGGGTQQQALPTPARYDLALSTARLCRVLEYEPAELVITVEAGITLAELAVVLASAGQFWPISLPDPERATVGGAIATNAAGPERLRYGAARDLVLGVTVALADGSLVRCGGKVVKNVAGYDLTRLFTGSWGTLGVITSASLRLYPIPSVRQTLVVHCDSWMMAQAAALKLHSSPLGPHGLTIAPAAEDEGGRSPSLNLFVRFGGLPATVARQLDDARALVQDVGAQPVEILEGWRDATCWEGLVRVAQRAPGLLLRASVLPSQVAEAAQMLSTTAEAKGWPSYVMAHVGAGTVLAAWNAPPGPTLASAVVSARTQITALGGWLILQRAAPQEPPLDYWGPTTPGAHPLMQKIKAVLDPTGTLNPGRFVV
- a CDS encoding (Fe-S)-binding protein encodes the protein MSEVPFSLGNYLPGEAPDLAGLEKCTHCGLCLNQCPTYRVLGVEMDSPRGRIYQMKAVAQGRIEITLEFALHINRCLDCRACVTACPAGVPYGSLVEKARGQIERALPRPRWQRWARQLIFAHLFPYPERLRLVAAILRLYQRSGASQIFRWLGRRRLVPQALVHAESQAPTMPRRFFTLEEAPHTPAHGPQRARVALFVGCIMPLAYADTVRATIRVLARNGCAVDVPRDQRCCGALHIHAGERELARRLARQNMAAFANAEVVIVNAAGCGAALKEYPELFEDPVERARAQAFTAKVKDVTEFLAALPLVPPAGRIAARVTYQDACHLAHAQGIRSQPRQLLRGIKGLELIEMRDADRCCGSAGIYNLIHPELSQKVLAEKLEAIRAVQPDFVVSANPGCILQIEAGLRGAGDGIRVIHIVDLLDRAYTDEDRWR
- a CDS encoding SPFH/Band 7/PHB domain protein is translated as MQETLGLLIPILIVVILLVPLLYLAIKIVREYQRLVVFRLGRCIGQKGPGLVFLIPLIDRPVWVDLREVYLEVPKQTCITKDNAPIDIDFLIYWKVVDPVASVIQVGNFAGASQGIATTTLRAVIGDIMLDDVLAKREQINQVLRVKLDEVTERWGVKVTTVEIREILPPREVQTAMNRQLAAERDRRAMVTEADGKREAAIKVAEGERQATILRAEGDRQAAILRAEGFALALEKIYSVARTIDDKTMSLQYLDALRAIGTGPATKFVLPMEFTTLLRPFVAHAGQAVGGDREEKSP
- a CDS encoding nodulation protein NfeD, encoding MVLEVRGVIDPVVAQYVERGIHTAGQSNASLIVIQLDTPGGLDTAMRKIVQAILNSDVPVAVFVAPSGARAASAGLFITMAAHIAAMAPGTNIGAAHPVDISQGEIPSTLQDKVTNDAVAYIQAIAQQRGRNAKWAEEAVRKSVSLAAQQALEKGVVDLLARDLNDLLNQLDGRKVKVNGEEMTLQIEASPVERYPMTWLEVILHGIVDPNIAYILLSLGTIALIAEFYNPGSLLPGVTGIISLILAFVALGSLPVNWGGIALIVLAFIFFIADVKVSGVALSVAGVISFVLGSLLLFSPFTASPPVMPKLSVSPWLLAGMTVLIVAFFGLAVTAGLRAQKSAVLMGPHALIGKTGIAVSDLAPLGIVQVQSETWTAVAVDGLIRSGEAVEVVSSDGLRLQVQRSQQEQE
- the queF gene encoding preQ(1) synthase — translated: MTTEEITAGLTLLGRKVQQPVRKLETFPNLHPGRRYMVTLVCPEFTCVCPATGQPDFATITIRYIPDQRILESKSLKLYLWSYREEGVFHEHVTNQILDDLVKALDPWYCHVTGAFNVRGGISITVEAEYKRPESPSVTSIRTDAQSVPSEAIG